From the genome of Candidatus Dormiibacterota bacterium, one region includes:
- a CDS encoding molybdopterin-dependent oxidoreductase, producing MPVLDSVCPLDCPDRCSLEVKVEDGRVVSITGSRVHALTDGFICAKVRDYPRRLYGPDRLLHALRRSGPKGTGRFERLSWDEAIATIARRFAEIRARLGGEAILPFSYGGSNGLLTQGTTDERLFRSLGASRLARTVCAAPTTAAAEALYGRMASVDFPEFAQAKFIIVWGANPKHSNIHLMPYLKAARQAGGRVALIDPRRTMSGQYVDLHLPIFPGTDGAVALAMIGHLDRIGLVDRAFLETHTVGWENLLERARSWTLGRAARLARVEAKEIAAIAEGFASADPALVRCGWGLERNRNSESSVAAVLALPAVAGKFGKPGGGYALSSSPTYDVDESRLIGVPEARTRLINMNRLGRVLLEESDPPIEALFVYNANPVVTVPDQNRIVKGLEREDLFTVVFDQVMTDTALYADIVLPATTFLEHTELSTSYGTYAVMLAEPVIEPQGESKPNEEVFGLIMQAMGIEDRAPRGEALVREALASIGGPVAPGDEGAERADGRGRLERLRRDGLLTFDFPGPRPVQFATVFPKTPGRKADLWPAALGTDPYVILDDPADRRHPLALISPATDKTISSTLGEFNHDDVRLQMHPEDAAPRRLREGQPVRVHNDLGEVVVPLRLNPDVRPGVVYLPKGIWNRHTKNGRVGTALVPDTVSAVSGGACFNDARVEVGPA from the coding sequence ATGCCCGTCCTGGATTCGGTCTGCCCGCTCGACTGCCCCGACCGCTGCAGCCTCGAGGTGAAGGTCGAGGACGGGCGCGTCGTGTCGATCACCGGCAGCCGCGTCCACGCGCTCACCGACGGGTTCATCTGCGCCAAGGTGCGTGATTATCCGCGCCGGCTGTACGGGCCGGATCGCCTCCTGCACGCGCTGCGCCGCAGCGGTCCGAAGGGGACAGGGCGCTTCGAGCGCCTGTCCTGGGACGAGGCGATCGCGACGATCGCGCGCCGGTTCGCGGAAATCCGCGCGCGCCTTGGAGGCGAGGCGATCCTGCCGTTCTCCTACGGCGGGTCGAACGGTCTTCTGACCCAGGGCACCACCGACGAGCGTCTGTTCCGATCGCTCGGCGCCTCGCGCCTGGCGCGGACCGTGTGCGCGGCGCCGACCACGGCGGCCGCCGAGGCGCTGTACGGCCGCATGGCGAGCGTCGATTTCCCCGAGTTCGCGCAGGCGAAGTTCATCATCGTCTGGGGCGCCAACCCGAAGCACAGCAACATCCATCTGATGCCGTACCTGAAGGCGGCCCGTCAGGCGGGGGGGCGCGTGGCGCTGATCGATCCGCGGCGGACGATGTCGGGGCAGTACGTCGACCTGCACCTGCCGATCTTCCCGGGCACCGACGGGGCGGTCGCCCTGGCGATGATCGGCCACCTGGATCGGATCGGCCTCGTCGACCGCGCCTTCCTCGAGACGCACACGGTCGGCTGGGAGAACCTCCTGGAGCGGGCGCGCTCGTGGACGCTGGGGCGCGCCGCCCGGCTCGCGCGCGTCGAGGCGAAGGAGATCGCGGCGATCGCCGAGGGGTTCGCGTCCGCCGACCCGGCGCTGGTCCGCTGCGGCTGGGGGCTGGAGCGCAACCGCAATTCCGAGTCGTCCGTGGCGGCCGTCCTGGCCCTGCCGGCGGTGGCCGGCAAGTTCGGCAAGCCGGGCGGCGGCTACGCCCTGTCCTCGTCCCCGACGTACGACGTGGACGAGTCGCGGCTCATCGGAGTGCCCGAGGCCCGGACGCGCCTCATCAACATGAACCGCCTCGGCCGCGTCCTTCTCGAAGAGAGCGACCCGCCGATCGAGGCGCTGTTCGTCTACAACGCCAATCCGGTCGTCACCGTCCCGGACCAGAACCGCATCGTGAAGGGGCTCGAGCGCGAGGACCTGTTCACCGTCGTCTTCGACCAGGTGATGACCGACACGGCGCTGTACGCCGACATCGTCCTCCCGGCCACGACCTTCCTCGAGCATACCGAGCTCTCCACCTCGTACGGCACCTATGCCGTGATGCTGGCGGAGCCCGTCATCGAGCCGCAAGGGGAGTCGAAGCCGAACGAAGAGGTCTTCGGCCTGATCATGCAGGCGATGGGGATCGAGGACCGGGCGCCGCGCGGAGAGGCGCTGGTGCGCGAGGCGCTGGCCTCGATCGGCGGCCCCGTGGCGCCGGGCGACGAAGGCGCGGAGCGGGCCGACGGGAGGGGGCGCCTCGAGCGCCTGCGGCGCGACGGTCTCCTGACCTTCGACTTCCCGGGGCCGCGCCCGGTCCAGTTCGCGACCGTGTTCCCGAAGACCCCCGGGCGCAAGGCCGACCTGTGGCCGGCGGCCCTCGGAACGGACCCGTACGTCATCCTCGACGACCCGGCCGACCGACGCCATCCGCTGGCCCTGATCTCGCCCGCGACCGACAAGACGATCTCCTCGACGCTGGGCGAGTTCAACCACGACGACGTCCGCCTCCAGATGCACCCGGAGGACGCGGCGCCGCGACGCCTGCGCGAGGGCCAGCCGGTGCGCGTCCACAACGACCTCGGCGAGGTCGTGGTCCCCCTGCGTCTCAATCCCGACGTGCGCCCCGGGGTGGTCTATCTGCCCAAGGGGATCTGGAACCGGCACACGAAGAACGGACGTGTCGGAACGGCTCTCGTGCCCGACACCGTCTCCGCCGTCTCCGGCGGCGCGTGCTTCAACGACGCCCGCGTGGAGGTCGGTCCCGCCTGA
- a CDS encoding pyridoxal phosphate-dependent aminotransferase: MDEKSTRARRLFDLTGSNPTRAGLSYPAEAIAAALADAGAALYEPSARGLGTARAAVAEDAARRGRPVAPDRLLLTASTSEAYALLFKLLADPGETVLVPRPSYPLFDYLAALEGLRVSTYPLAFDDRFSIDLDALESLLDARDTAPPRAVVLVNPNNPTGTALRRGERSRLREICGARGVALISDEVFLDYLDQDEVDAAARIGDPMVSAVSGGAGAAAGPADGALTFTLGGLSKSCGLPQMKLGWIVADGPGALVSEALERLELIADTYLSVGTPVMRAAGRLLEIGAAIRSAIRRRVAENLEALRGRLNPGSACRLLRRDGGWYAVLQVPATAPEEDLVLTLLAEDDVLVHPGYFFDFPREAYLVLSLLPARSDFDEAVRRILARLDRR, translated from the coding sequence GTGGACGAGAAGAGTACGCGCGCCAGGCGCCTCTTCGACCTCACCGGATCGAACCCGACTCGCGCCGGTCTGTCGTACCCCGCCGAGGCGATTGCGGCGGCGCTCGCCGACGCGGGCGCCGCCCTCTACGAGCCCTCGGCGCGCGGCCTCGGGACGGCGCGCGCGGCGGTCGCCGAGGACGCGGCGCGGCGCGGCCGGCCGGTCGCGCCGGACCGGCTCCTCCTGACGGCGAGCACGAGCGAGGCGTACGCTCTCCTGTTCAAGCTGCTGGCCGATCCCGGCGAGACGGTCCTCGTGCCGCGGCCGAGCTACCCGCTGTTCGACTACCTGGCGGCCCTCGAGGGTCTGCGGGTCTCGACCTATCCGCTGGCGTTCGACGATCGCTTCTCGATCGATCTGGACGCCCTCGAGAGCCTCCTCGACGCTCGAGACACGGCACCCCCCCGCGCTGTCGTCCTGGTGAACCCGAACAACCCGACCGGGACGGCGCTGAGACGGGGGGAGCGGTCGCGGCTGCGGGAGATCTGCGGCGCTCGCGGCGTCGCTCTGATCTCGGACGAGGTGTTTCTCGATTATCTGGACCAGGACGAGGTCGACGCGGCCGCGCGCATCGGCGACCCGATGGTCTCCGCCGTGTCGGGCGGGGCGGGCGCCGCCGCCGGCCCCGCGGACGGCGCGCTCACGTTCACGCTCGGCGGGCTATCGAAGAGCTGCGGCCTCCCGCAGATGAAGCTCGGCTGGATCGTGGCGGACGGCCCCGGGGCTCTCGTGAGCGAAGCCCTCGAGCGGCTCGAGCTCATCGCCGACACGTACCTGTCGGTCGGGACGCCGGTCATGCGCGCGGCGGGGCGTCTGCTCGAAATCGGCGCGGCCATCCGGTCCGCCATCCGGCGGAGAGTCGCTGAGAACCTGGAGGCCCTGCGCGGGCGGCTGAACCCCGGGTCGGCCTGCCGGCTGCTCCGGCGCGACGGAGGCTGGTACGCCGTCCTGCAGGTGCCGGCGACGGCGCCCGAGGAGGACCTGGTGCTGACGCTCCTGGCCGAGGACGACGTCCTGGTCCACCCCGGCTACTTCTTCGACTTCCCGCGCGAGGCGTACCTCGTCCTGAGCCTGCTCCCTGCCCGCTCCGATTTCGACGAGGCGGTGCGGAGGATCCTGGCGCGCCTCGATCGCCGCTGA
- a CDS encoding prolyl oligopeptidase family serine peptidase, translating to MTTFMRGARRVTPRLALVLIAAPLLLPPAPSCAAGDVAEPPVTRTDEVVDDLFGVSIPDPYRWLEDGSSAEARTWVESQNAYTRKILDTRPGRGATRDRLARLLSIGTLTAPTPRGSRYFYTRREGEQNQPILYVRDSLVGKDRVLVDPNALSADGTAAIDWWYPSEDGALLAYGVSLSGDEKSTLHVLDVKTGKALEDVIPHTRYCSLGWLPDNSGFYYTRYPTPGEVPAGQENYNRHVFFHRLGVDWAKDPAIFGAARKPEEIIEFSVSPDGRYMVVWVLEGWSRSDLYVKDLKTEGSQFVPVAEKIDALFQGEVVDGTLYLLTNWEAPRYRLFAVDPKKPGRAAWKPLIPQTDAVLSEVHVVGGRILALYLKDAASRLTVFGSDGKKVRDIALPSLGTIEKVDGRHDGQEAFFGFSSYTVPPTVYRHDLKTGAVTLWEQVRTDLDLSGLDVDQVFYRSKDGTRVPMFVVHRKGLRLDGGNPTVLYGYGGFNISLTPAFSRAVVLWLERGGIYAVANLRGGGEYGEDWHRAGMLDRKQNVFDDFIAAASWLIEQKYTRPDRLAIYGGSNGGLLVGAALTQRPDLFRAVVCAVPLLDMLRYENFQIARLWVPEYGSAANEKQFRVLRAYSPYHNVKDGTAYPAVLLEAAESDSRVDPMHARKMAARLQKATSSKQPVLLRIETKAGHGIGKPLTKVVDEAADTWTFLLWQLGLETR from the coding sequence ATGACGACATTCATGAGAGGAGCGCGGCGTGTCACGCCGCGGCTGGCCCTCGTCCTGATCGCCGCTCCGCTGCTTCTTCCGCCGGCGCCGTCTTGCGCCGCGGGCGACGTCGCTGAGCCGCCCGTGACCCGGACCGACGAGGTCGTGGACGACCTGTTCGGTGTCTCGATCCCCGACCCCTATCGCTGGCTCGAGGACGGCTCCAGCGCCGAAGCGCGCACCTGGGTCGAATCGCAGAACGCCTACACCCGCAAGATCCTCGACACACGCCCCGGCCGGGGCGCGACGCGCGACCGCCTGGCGCGGCTCCTGTCGATCGGCACGCTCACGGCGCCGACTCCCAGGGGAAGCCGCTACTTCTACACGCGCCGCGAGGGGGAGCAGAACCAGCCGATCCTGTACGTCCGCGACTCGCTCGTGGGGAAGGACCGGGTTCTGGTCGACCCGAACGCGCTCAGCGCGGACGGCACGGCCGCCATCGACTGGTGGTACCCGTCGGAGGACGGCGCCCTTCTCGCCTACGGCGTGTCGCTCAGCGGCGACGAGAAGAGCACCCTGCATGTCCTCGACGTGAAGACGGGCAAGGCGCTCGAGGACGTCATTCCCCACACGCGCTACTGCAGCCTCGGATGGCTGCCGGACAACAGCGGCTTCTACTACACCCGCTACCCGACCCCGGGAGAGGTCCCGGCCGGCCAGGAGAACTACAACCGGCACGTCTTCTTCCACCGCCTCGGTGTCGACTGGGCGAAAGACCCGGCGATCTTCGGCGCGGCGCGCAAGCCGGAGGAGATCATCGAGTTCAGCGTCTCGCCGGACGGCCGCTACATGGTGGTGTGGGTGCTCGAGGGCTGGTCCCGGTCCGATCTGTACGTCAAGGATCTCAAGACCGAGGGATCGCAGTTCGTTCCCGTGGCGGAGAAGATCGACGCGCTGTTCCAGGGGGAAGTGGTCGACGGCACCCTGTACCTCCTGACCAACTGGGAGGCGCCGCGCTACCGGCTGTTCGCCGTCGATCCGAAGAAGCCCGGGCGCGCCGCCTGGAAGCCGCTGATCCCGCAGACCGACGCGGTCCTGAGCGAGGTCCACGTGGTGGGCGGCCGGATCCTCGCGCTCTACCTCAAGGACGCAGCGTCGCGTCTCACGGTGTTCGGCAGCGACGGAAAGAAAGTGCGCGACATCGCGCTGCCGTCGCTCGGGACGATCGAGAAGGTGGACGGCCGTCACGACGGACAGGAGGCGTTCTTCGGGTTCTCGTCGTACACCGTGCCGCCGACCGTGTACCGCCACGACCTCAAGACCGGGGCCGTCACGCTCTGGGAGCAGGTCAGGACCGACCTCGATCTCTCGGGTCTCGACGTCGACCAGGTGTTCTACCGCTCGAAGGACGGCACGCGCGTGCCGATGTTCGTGGTGCACCGCAAGGGTCTGCGCCTGGACGGCGGGAACCCGACGGTTCTTTACGGCTACGGCGGCTTCAACATCAGCCTGACGCCGGCCTTCTCGCGCGCCGTCGTGCTGTGGCTCGAGCGCGGCGGGATCTATGCCGTGGCGAACCTGCGGGGCGGCGGGGAGTACGGCGAGGACTGGCACCGCGCCGGCATGCTCGATCGCAAGCAGAACGTCTTCGACGATTTCATCGCGGCCGCGTCCTGGCTCATCGAGCAGAAGTACACGCGCCCGGATCGCCTGGCGATCTACGGCGGCAGCAACGGCGGGCTCCTGGTCGGCGCGGCCCTGACCCAGAGACCCGACCTGTTCCGCGCCGTCGTGTGCGCCGTGCCGCTCCTCGACATGCTGCGCTACGAAAACTTCCAGATCGCCCGGTTGTGGGTGCCGGAGTACGGCTCGGCCGCGAACGAGAAGCAGTTCCGCGTGCTGCGCGCCTACTCCCCCTACCACAACGTGAAGGACGGCACGGCCTACCCGGCGGTCCTGCTCGAGGCGGCGGAGAGCGACAGCCGGGTCGACCCGATGCACGCGCGCAAGATGGCGGCGCGCCTTCAGAAGGCCACCTCCTCGAAGCAGCCGGTCCTCCTGCGCATCGAGACCAAGGCCGGACACGGCATCGGCAAGCCGCTCACCAAGGTCGTCGACGAGGCGGCCGACACCTGGACGTTCCTTCTCTGGCAGCTGGGTCTCGAGACGCGGTAA
- a CDS encoding multiheme c-type cytochrome has translation MSPGNRLAIVLLVPALPLLAGCQRPPAVAFTVAPARAEGQPDRLAVTMRIQGAPSKGLELRGFATTGVLKIEDISAAGADGAPIAAATTIENASFNNRTLDIPRIVLHGPLPPTLVVRYTVRTGTREGDSHMGFTGRCHGYFGKEFGFTVGRDLFLLPDPAERLRDLSVTFDLPQGWEARAPWAKAGDAFRPGVGGTLAAEHLVSAAVGFGRFHERSFDLGGTRCRLAFEADIPAEQEERAAKGLEAAARYVHGLFGRDLGPEYLVVVAPKAPTGDEIAGEGWGTGQGGTLAPLTADRLHTFAMSLIEAYVRHAPYRTEVARPEEYWLVDGVKQLYSWRAVAAAGLIPEEEVTRSLAVGYLLSIGVLGVEPDLEKIYSSAGAHRIETEARAPFVLAHLDHELRGGSGGKETLDALLPTVFGRSRAPSFWSIVPQVHPDFRAEFRTRYVQGREIIPLGRAYTLAPTQPQPDPPAGPVTRRLTLLFTGDTQGYLENCGCKVNQSGGVARRSTALAALRKGDPQALLLDVGSAFVRPEKQLELDFLTRQEQALYLGTLDMMRYQAAAVGTTELTFGLDYFREQTRGLSVPFLAANIRNDGKPVAPATLVLRSNGVRVGLIGVFEPPYGKTATALFEENTQSLAFDDPIDTLKRVVPSLRTKADLVVAIGRLTPYTIRTVAASVPGLDAVISSEYRAPAKIDGKEEHIHPEDQPGFVGRMLVAYSSLTNYGLSSVRLGLDAQGRIASAEFGDHWLYEDTPDDPRVRETLNRFYDRVGRLAAAQEAVPPLFADDPARRSGDYVGAAKCAECHAAEMAQWRRTKHASAYKTLLDRHRHFQPKCVVCHVVGFGTPHGYRLGMPEALLANVQCEVCHGPGAAHASSPAKDNIRREVPAKVCLECHTPDHSDHFVYEERLPKVKHDYFEQ, from the coding sequence TTGTCTCCGGGAAACAGACTCGCGATCGTCCTCCTCGTTCCGGCGCTGCCTCTTCTGGCCGGCTGCCAGCGTCCTCCCGCCGTGGCGTTCACAGTCGCCCCGGCGCGGGCGGAAGGGCAGCCGGACCGCCTGGCGGTGACCATGCGGATCCAGGGGGCGCCGTCGAAGGGCCTCGAACTGCGCGGGTTCGCGACGACCGGCGTGCTCAAGATCGAGGACATCTCGGCCGCCGGCGCGGATGGAGCCCCGATCGCGGCCGCCACGACGATCGAGAACGCCTCGTTCAACAACCGCACCCTGGACATCCCCCGGATCGTGCTGCACGGACCGCTCCCCCCGACGCTCGTGGTGCGTTACACCGTGAGGACCGGGACACGCGAGGGGGACAGCCACATGGGGTTCACCGGCCGCTGCCACGGGTACTTCGGGAAAGAGTTCGGCTTCACGGTCGGGCGCGACCTGTTCCTCCTGCCGGACCCCGCGGAGAGGCTGCGGGACCTGTCGGTGACGTTCGACCTGCCGCAGGGCTGGGAGGCGCGGGCGCCGTGGGCGAAAGCCGGCGACGCCTTCCGTCCGGGTGTCGGCGGGACGCTCGCCGCGGAGCACCTGGTCTCGGCTGCAGTCGGCTTCGGCCGTTTCCACGAGAGATCCTTCGATCTCGGCGGCACGCGCTGCCGCCTCGCGTTCGAGGCGGACATCCCCGCGGAGCAGGAGGAGCGCGCAGCCAAGGGTCTCGAGGCGGCGGCGCGGTATGTGCACGGCCTGTTCGGACGCGACCTGGGGCCCGAGTACCTCGTGGTGGTGGCCCCCAAGGCACCGACCGGCGACGAGATCGCCGGGGAGGGCTGGGGGACCGGGCAGGGGGGGACGCTGGCCCCCTTGACCGCCGACCGGCTGCACACGTTCGCGATGTCGCTCATCGAGGCATACGTGCGTCACGCCCCGTACAGGACCGAGGTCGCCCGCCCCGAGGAGTACTGGCTCGTGGACGGCGTCAAGCAGCTGTACTCCTGGCGCGCGGTGGCCGCCGCGGGGCTGATCCCGGAAGAGGAGGTGACGCGCAGCCTGGCGGTCGGCTACCTGCTGTCGATCGGCGTGCTGGGCGTCGAGCCCGACCTCGAGAAGATCTACTCGAGCGCCGGAGCGCACCGGATCGAGACCGAGGCGCGCGCCCCCTTCGTCCTGGCCCACCTCGACCACGAGCTGCGCGGCGGGAGCGGCGGCAAGGAGACGCTGGACGCGCTCCTGCCCACCGTCTTCGGCCGCAGCCGCGCCCCCTCGTTCTGGTCGATCGTCCCCCAGGTCCACCCGGACTTCCGCGCCGAGTTCCGCACGCGCTACGTGCAGGGCCGGGAGATCATCCCGCTCGGGCGGGCCTACACGCTCGCGCCGACACAGCCGCAGCCCGACCCGCCCGCCGGCCCCGTGACCAGGCGGCTGACGCTTCTGTTCACCGGCGACACGCAGGGATACCTCGAGAACTGCGGCTGCAAGGTGAACCAGTCCGGTGGCGTGGCGCGCCGCTCGACCGCCCTGGCGGCGCTCCGGAAGGGGGACCCGCAGGCCCTCCTGCTCGACGTCGGCAGCGCCTTCGTCCGGCCCGAGAAACAGCTCGAGCTCGACTTCCTGACCCGGCAGGAGCAGGCGCTCTACCTCGGCACGCTCGACATGATGCGGTACCAGGCGGCGGCCGTCGGCACGACCGAGCTCACATTTGGACTCGATTACTTCAGGGAGCAGACGCGCGGACTGAGCGTTCCTTTCCTGGCGGCCAACATCCGGAACGACGGGAAGCCGGTCGCACCCGCGACGCTCGTGCTGCGCTCGAACGGGGTGCGCGTGGGGCTGATCGGCGTGTTCGAGCCTCCGTACGGCAAGACCGCCACCGCCCTGTTCGAGGAGAACACCCAGTCGCTGGCGTTCGACGATCCGATCGACACGCTGAAACGCGTGGTCCCGTCCCTCAGGACGAAGGCCGATCTCGTGGTCGCCATCGGGCGCCTCACTCCCTACACGATTCGGACGGTGGCCGCCTCCGTGCCCGGCCTCGACGCGGTCATCTCGAGCGAGTACCGCGCTCCCGCGAAGATCGACGGCAAGGAGGAGCACATCCACCCCGAGGATCAGCCCGGGTTCGTCGGTCGGATGCTGGTGGCCTACTCGAGCCTGACCAATTACGGCCTGAGCAGCGTCCGTCTGGGGCTCGACGCTCAAGGCCGGATCGCCTCGGCCGAATTCGGCGACCACTGGCTCTACGAGGACACGCCGGACGACCCGCGGGTGCGCGAGACCCTGAACCGCTTCTACGATCGGGTCGGCAGGCTGGCCGCGGCACAGGAGGCCGTGCCCCCCCTCTTCGCGGACGATCCGGCGCGCCGCAGCGGAGACTACGTCGGCGCCGCGAAATGCGCCGAGTGCCACGCCGCCGAGATGGCGCAGTGGCGCCGCACCAAGCACGCCTCGGCCTACAAGACGCTCCTCGACCGGCACCGCCACTTCCAGCCGAAGTGCGTGGTGTGCCACGTCGTCGGGTTCGGCACGCCGCACGGCTACCGGCTGGGGATGCCCGAGGCGCTGCTCGCCAACGTGCAGTGCGAGGTGTGCCACGGTCCCGGGGCCGCGCACGCCTCCTCACCGGCCAAGGACAACATCCGCCGCGAGGTCCCGGCGAAGGTCTGTCTCGAGTGCCACACCCCGGATCACTCGGATCACTTCGTGTACGAGGAACGACTGCCCAAGGTGAAGCATGATTATTTCGAGCAGTGA
- a CDS encoding DUF692 domain-containing protein, which produces MSPGQVHSRPAFLGHGVGLRRDHFERVLSGPAGVDWFEAISENFMVDGGRPLDVLTRVRERYPIVLHGVALSIGSTDPLDESYLDRLDLLARRFQPAWISDHLCWTGVNGRQAHDLLPLPYTEQALDHVVGRVLRVQERLGRPIALENVSSYVGYRHSAMPEWEFLAEVARRSGCGILLDINNIYVSARNHGFDPQHYLDGVPPGAVWQFHLAGHSDKGTYLLDTHDHAIIDEVWALYRAAVRRFGAVSSLIEWDDRIPSFERLEEESRRARTIQNEALDPATMKLPAAAATGRKETSP; this is translated from the coding sequence ATGAGTCCTGGTCAAGTTCATTCCCGCCCCGCCTTTCTCGGCCACGGCGTCGGCCTGAGACGCGACCATTTCGAGCGCGTCCTGTCGGGGCCCGCCGGCGTCGACTGGTTCGAGGCGATCTCCGAGAATTTCATGGTGGACGGCGGACGGCCGCTCGATGTCCTGACCCGCGTCCGCGAGCGCTACCCGATCGTCCTGCACGGCGTGGCGCTGTCGATCGGCTCGACCGACCCTCTGGACGAGTCCTACCTCGACCGGCTCGACCTCCTGGCGAGGCGCTTCCAGCCCGCCTGGATCTCCGATCACCTCTGCTGGACCGGTGTGAACGGACGGCAGGCGCACGATCTCCTGCCGCTGCCGTACACCGAGCAGGCGCTCGACCACGTCGTGGGCCGCGTGCTGCGGGTGCAGGAGCGCCTGGGGCGTCCCATCGCCCTGGAGAACGTCTCCAGCTATGTGGGGTACCGGCACTCGGCCATGCCGGAGTGGGAGTTCCTGGCCGAGGTGGCCCGCCGCTCCGGCTGCGGCATCCTGTTGGACATCAACAACATCTACGTCAGCGCCAGGAACCACGGCTTCGACCCGCAACACTATCTCGATGGAGTTCCGCCCGGTGCCGTCTGGCAGTTCCACCTGGCCGGACACTCGGACAAGGGGACGTATCTCCTCGACACGCACGATCACGCAATCATCGACGAGGTCTGGGCTCTGTACCGCGCCGCGGTCCGGAGGTTCGGCGCGGTCTCCTCGCTCATCGAATGGGACGACAGGATCCCGTCCTTCGAGAGGCTCGAGGAGGAGTCCCGGCGCGCCCGGACGATCCAGAACGAAGCGCTCGACCCGGCGACGATGAAGCTCCCGGCCGCCGCGGCGACCGGACGGAAGGAGACCTCTCCGTGA
- a CDS encoding DNA-binding domain-containing protein, with amino-acid sequence MKAGGLPDLRRTQELFWTLITAPEGVRPAIEDLGRRGVVDERGLEDLFTGDQRLPALERLDIYANMYFYRLLDCLAEDFPKVLAALGPARFHNLITDYLLRHPSEHPSLRHLGSRLPVFLASHPLSVELPWVSDLARLDWARADLFDARDAVPLSRDALARLPQDHAGEARFSIVPAFALLRFEHEVVGYWRRLEEIEAAGSDDRPAHGGATGNAARERTEADAASDGEHERHDRPDPPKRRSTAARVWRKDFVVYHRSLDEDEVRCLELARAGESIARICQGLAAGRSVAKATERAGRMIQGWLDDGILAGVTLP; translated from the coding sequence GTGAAGGCCGGCGGCCTCCCCGACCTGCGGCGGACGCAGGAGCTGTTCTGGACCCTGATCACGGCGCCTGAGGGGGTGCGCCCGGCGATCGAGGATCTCGGCCGTCGCGGCGTGGTGGACGAGCGCGGCCTCGAGGACCTGTTCACGGGCGACCAGCGTCTGCCGGCGTTGGAGCGCCTGGACATCTACGCCAACATGTATTTCTACCGGCTGCTCGACTGCCTGGCGGAGGACTTTCCGAAGGTCCTGGCCGCCCTCGGGCCGGCGCGGTTCCACAATCTGATCACCGACTACCTCCTGCGTCATCCGTCGGAGCACCCGTCGCTGCGCCACCTCGGGAGCCGCCTGCCCGTGTTCCTCGCCTCGCATCCGCTGTCTGTCGAGCTCCCGTGGGTGTCCGACCTGGCGCGGCTGGACTGGGCGCGGGCCGACCTGTTCGACGCGCGGGACGCCGTGCCGCTGTCCCGCGACGCGCTGGCGCGGCTCCCGCAGGATCACGCCGGCGAGGCGCGCTTCTCGATCGTGCCGGCGTTCGCCCTGCTGCGCTTCGAGCACGAGGTGGTGGGATACTGGCGCCGTCTGGAGGAGATCGAGGCCGCGGGGAGTGACGACAGGCCGGCGCACGGCGGCGCCACAGGGAATGCGGCGCGGGAGAGGACGGAGGCGGACGCCGCCTCGGACGGGGAGCACGAGCGGCACGATCGCCCCGACCCTCCGAAGCGCAGGAGCACGGCGGCGCGCGTCTGGCGCAAGGACTTCGTCGTCTACCACCGCAGCCTCGACGAGGACGAGGTCCGCTGCCTGGAGCTGGCCCGGGCGGGGGAGAGCATCGCGCGAATCTGCCAGGGGCTGGCGGCGGGCCGCAGCGTGGCGAAGGCCACCGAGCGCGCGGGCCGGATGATCCAGGGCTGGCTCGACGACGGCATTCTCGCGGGCGTGACGCTTCCCTGA